The following coding sequences are from one Tachysurus vachellii isolate PV-2020 chromosome 7, HZAU_Pvac_v1, whole genome shotgun sequence window:
- the bfsp2 gene encoding phakinin, which translates to MPLPRRRSSILGQAGAERLENVSRMSTGNTTTRRSTFMGSASSDSTSCLGARVSRRALGISSIFLQGLHSTSAPVLPKHAERGDLLGSEGLNSCLLEYREKVHTLEQLNQQLEEQIHNYLDRKASSPKIWASLKQEWEDIYRQVSEAILDNARLVLQTENIQANAEDLKERFEHEQPFCKAIEEEISSLSKVIDDANFMKVDLENQIDRMNAELLQLTETHEEDVRQLYNQLASHEVDEPDLPTETSLEQILNCIHSHWEKVIEKTRAETDAYIEFKKEDNVNKKLSQEEIELENLKTECTDANAKIQSLHAETESMRALKRGLENSLNDAKHWHDIELQNLGSVIGKLEAELADVRGDIEQQQRDNETLINNKKRLEIEIEMYHGILDGEENRFQPSVSLCGRAEAERKTQPSPEQQKATETDSTE; encoded by the exons ATGCCTCTGCCAAGACGCAGATCGTCCATCCTGGGCCAGGCTGGTGCAGAAAGACTAGAAAATGTGAGCAGAATGAGCACAGGCAATACCACAACTCGCAGGAGCACGTTCATGGGCTCAGCATCATCTGACAGCACCAGCTGCCTGGGTGCCCGTGTGTCCCGCAGAGCACTGGGCATCAGCAGCATCTTCCTGCAGGGACTACACAGCACCAGCGCCCCAGTGCTGCCCAAGCATGCAGAAAGGGGTGACCTGTTGGGTTCTGAAGGACTTAACAGCTGTCTGCTAGAGTACCGTGAAAAGGTACATACACTTGAGCAACTCAATCAGCAGCTGGAAGAACAGATCCATAACTACCTGGATCGCAAGGCCTCCAGCCCCAAGATATGGGCCTCACTGAAGCAGGAATGGGAGGACATCTACAGACAG GTGAGCGAGGCCATCCTGGACAATGCTCGACTTGTGCTTCAGACAGAGAACATCCAGGCCAATGCTGAAGATCTTAAAGAGAG GTTTGAACATGAACAGCCTTTCTGTAAAGCCATAGAAGAGGAGATCAGCTCCCTCTCTAAGGTGATTGATGATGCCAACTTTATGAAGGTGGATCTGGAGAACCAAATTGACCGCATGAATGCTGAACTTCTACAACTGACCGAAACTCACGAAGAG GATGTGAGACAGCTCTATAACCAGTTGGCTAGCCATGAGGTTGATGAGCCTGATCTGCCTACTGAGACCAGCCTGGAACAGATATTGAATTGTATCCACTCCCACTGGGAAAAGGTCATCGAGAAGACACGGGCAGAGACTGATGCTTACATAGAGTTCAAG AAGGAAGACAATGTCAACAAAAAGCTGAGTCAGGAGGAAATAGAGCTGGAGAATCTGAAGACAGAATGTACTGATGCAAATGCAAAGATCCAGAGCCTGCATGCTGAAACAGAGTCCATGAGAGCACTG AAACGAGGGCTGGAGAACTCCCTGAATGATGCCAAACACTGGCATGACATTGAGCTTCAGAACTTGGGCTCGGTCATTGGGAAGCTAGAGGCAGAGCTCGCTGATGTGCGTGGAGACATTGAGCAACAACAGCGTGACAATGAGACACTtatcaacaacaaaaagaggCTTGAAATTGAGATTGAAATGTATCATGGGATTCTGGATGGAGAAGAGAACAGATTTCAGCCATCAGT GTCCCTGTGTGGTAGAGCAgaagctgaaagaaaaacacaaccttCTCCTGAACAACAGAAAGCTACAGAAACTGATAGTACTGAATGA
- the zgc:136930 gene encoding thread biopolymer filament subunit gamma isoform X2 has protein sequence MSVSYSSRRSGASTIGGGGARLGLGGAGAGMRLSMGMGSGAGAGAGAGSGAGLGLGLGSGLGLGSGLGLGYGLGLGSGLGLGSGLYLGSGLGLGSGLGLGSGLGLGLGAGGAGFAMGGGGGAGALVASPAFTMGRTMAAGGLTAGAAMAGGSAMIPTMAPVLSRAAEKTMLSGLNDRFSTYMAKVRALQQENAALEAKLSQLTGGTDMSPESSSTTTVEYENQLNEYRATLQNLTLDTIKLEIELDNVRGTAHEIKAKLDFEQGVRFQLESDIGSMKKDIDAASDLRIDLDAKNSSLKNELDFVTKTQEEELFSLQSKLGTTTMDTSVSMIEVDTGKSFDISTALNKMRAEYEKSVQKHRDEAEAYYKLKMDEMQTANAKSSEAVSATKSEIGAARKELQALGLELQGLVTQNMALEQGLAEANAHSSVGVAEYQAQIASLTSAIEAAKADLHKQILAYQELLDVKLALDVEISTYRKLLEGDDFKLPEFTESSYTFSAGGGGIQVKEIITEHTETSIISDADTESS, from the exons ATGTCTGTGTCATACTCTTCCAGGAGGTCTGGTGCCTCAACAATTGGAGGTGGTGGAGCCAGATTAGGGCTTGGTGGAGCTGGAGCAGGCATGAGGCTTAGTATGGGTATGGGATCTGGGGCTGGGGCTGGGGCTGGGGCTGGATCTGGAGCAGGTCTTGGTCTAGGTCTGGGCTCTGGACTTGGACTGGGTTCCGGACTTGGACTGGGCTATGGACTTGGACTGGGCTCTGGTCTTGGTCTGGGCTCTGGTCTTTATCTGGGCTCTGGTCTTGGTCTGGGCTCTGGTCTTGGTCTGGGCTCTGGTCTTGGTCTGGGCTTGGGTGCAGGTGGTGCAGGGTTCGCAAtgggtggtggtggaggtgcaGGAGCACTAGTTGCAAGCCCAGCATTTACCATGGGTCGCACCATGGCAGCTGGTGGGCTGACTGCAGGTGCTGCTATGGCTGGTGGTTCTGCAATGATCCCAACCATGGCTCCTGTTCTATCTCGTGCGGCTGAGAAAACCATGCTGTCTGGCCTGAATGACCGATTCTCTACctacatggccaaagtccgtgCACTGCAGCAGGAGAACGCTGCACTGGAGGCTAAGCTATCCCAACTGACAGGTGGAACCGATATGTCCCCAGAATCATCAAGCACTACTACGGTGGAATACGAGAACCAGCTGAACGAGTATCGTGCCACTCTGCAAAACCTTACACTCGACACCATCAAACTGGAGATAGAGCTCGACAATGTGCGTGGCACTGCCCATGAGATTAAAGCCAA GCTTGACTTTGAACAAGGGGTCCGATTTCAGCTTGAGTCTGACATTGGTAGCATGAAAAAG GATATTGATGCAGCATCTGATCTAAGAATTGATTTGGATGCCAAGAATTCCAGCCTTAAGAATGAACTGGACTTTGTCACCAAAACACAGGAAGAG GAGCTCTTTTCACTGCAGTCCAAACTGGGCACAACAACCATGGACACTTCTGTCTCCATGATTGAAGTGGACACTGGCAAGTCCTTTGACATCTCTACAGCACTTAATAAGATGCGAGCAGAGTATGAGAAATCTGTCCAGAAACACAGAGATGAAGCTGAAGCCTACTACAAACTCAAG ATGGATGAAATGCAGACTGCCAATGCAAAGAGCTCGGAAGCTGTATCAGCAACCAAATCGGAGATTGGAGCAGCCAGGAAGGAGCTTCAGGCACTCGGGTTAGAGTTACAAGGTCTTGTCACACAA AACATGGCCCTGGAGCAGGGTCTGGCAGAAGCTAATGCCCATTCCAGTGTAGGTGTGGCTGAATACCAGGCTCAAATCGCCAGCCTCACGTCTGCCATTGAGGCAGCTAAAGCTGACCTTCACAAACAGATTCTGGCCTACCAAGAGCTGCTTGACGTCAAACTTGCCCTAGATGTGGAAATTTCCACCTACAGAAAACTCCTGGAGGGAGATGACTTCAA ATTGCCAGAATTTACAGAATCATCCTACACTTTCTCAG CTGGAGGAGGTGGGATTCAAGTCAAAGAGATAATCACAG AGCACACAGAGACTTCAATCATCAGTGATGCAGACACCGAATCCTCTTGA
- the klhl18 gene encoding kelch-like protein 18, which produces MTMGDMISEELEDLMHFSVHDLPTRGYSVMEEIRRQGKLCDVTLKVGEHKFSAHRIVLAASIPYFHAMFTNDMVECKQDEIVMQGMDPSALEALINFAYNGHIAIDQQNVQALLIGASFLQLQNVKDACCSFLQERLHPKNCLGVRQFAETMMCTTLYDAANSFVHQHFVEVSVSEEFLSLRPDEVLELVGCDELNVKAEEQVFEAVLAWVRHQREDRETCLPELLSKTRLPLCRPQFLADRVQQDELVRCCHKCRDLVDEAKDYHLMPERRPHLPAYKTRQRCCTSIAGLIYAVGGLNSAGDSLNVVEVFDPIANCWERCQQMSTARSRVGVAVVNGLLYAIGGYDGQSRLSTVEVYNPDTDTWSKVASMNSQRSAMGTVVVDGHIYVCGGYDGKSSLNSVECYSPESDRWTVVTEMSASRSAAGVTIFEGRIHVSGGHDGLQIFNTVEYYNQHTAQWHPLSPMLNKRCRHGAAALGSHLYVAGGYDGSGFLSSAEVYSSVAKQWCHLVAMNTRRSRVSLVANCGHLYAVGGYDGQSNLSSVEMYDPETNRWMFMAPMVCHEGGVGVGCIPLQPA; this is translated from the exons ATGACGATGGGGGACATGATATCCGAGGAACTGGAAGATTTGATGCATTTCTCCGTCCACGATTTACCAACTCGTGGTTATTCGGTCATGGAGGAAATCCGACGGCAGGGGAAACTCTGTGATGTTACCCTTAAG gtggGAGAGCACAAGTTTAGTGCCCACAGGATTGTTCTGGCTGCTTCCATTCCCTACTTTCATGCCATGTTCACCAACGACATGGTTGAGTGCAAACAGGATGAGATTGTCATGCAAGGCATGGATCCCAG TGCTCTTGAAGCGCTGATCAATTTTGCCTATAATGGACACATAGCCATAGACCAGCAGAACGTCCAAGCGCTCCTGATCGGCGCCAGTTTCCTACAGCTGCAGAACGTTAAAGACGCTTGCTGCTCTTTCCTCCAGGAGAG GTTGCATCCAAAGAACTGCCTGGGTGTGCGTCAGTTCGCAGAGACCATGATGTGCACGACGCTGTATGATGCAGCCAACAGCTTTGTTCATCAGCACTTTGTGGAAGTTTCTGTTTCGGAGGAGTTTCTGAGCCTGCGGCCAGATGAGGTGCTCGAGCTGGTGGGCTGCGACGAGCTCAACGTCAAGGCTGAGGAGCAG GTTTTTGAAGCAGTTCTTGCATGGGTGAGACACCAGAGAGAAGACCGCGAGACCTGTTTACCCGAGCTGCTTTCCAAGACCCGACTGCCCCTTTGCCGACCCCAGTTCCTGGCTGATCGAGTCCAACAGGACGAGCTGGTGCGCTGCTGCCACAAATGCAG GGATCTGGTAGATGAAGCAAAGGATTATCACCTAATGCCAGAGCGACGGCCACACCTGCCTGCGTATAAGACGCGGCAACGATGCTGCACATCCATCGCCGGGCTAATCTACGCTGTCGGAGGACTCAACAGCGCAG GTGACTCGTTAAATGTGGTGGAAGTGTTTGATCCAATCGCTAACTGTTGGGAACGCTGTCAGCAAATGAGCACGGCCCGTAGTCGAGTGGGCGTGGCTGTGGTCAACGGACTACTGTATGCTATCGGGGGTTACGACGGCCAGTCCCGTCTAAGCACGGTGGAAGTCTACAACCCAGACACAGACACGTGGAGTAAAGTCGCCAGCATGAACAGTCAGCGCAG TGCGATGGGAACCGTGGTGGTCGACGGCCACATATACGTCTGCGGTGGCTACGACGGCAAGTCCTCGCTAAATTCAGTAGAGTGCTATTCTCCAGAATCGGACAG ATGGACAGTAGTAACAGAGATGAGTGCGAGTCGCAGTGCTGCTGGCGTGACAATATTTGAAGGCAGGATTCATGTTTCCGGTGGTCACGACGGTCTGCAGATTTTCAACACG GTGGAGTATTACAACCAGCACACAGCGCAGTGGCATCCCTTGTCCCCCATGCTGAACAAGAGGTGCAGGCATGGCGCAGCAGCTTTGGGAAGTCACCTATATGTTGCGGGAGGCTATGACGGCTCCGGTTTCCTGAGCAGTGCTGAAGTGTACAGCTCTGTAGCCAAGCAGTGGTGCCATCTAGTGGCCATGAACACACGACGCAGTCGAGTCTCACTGGTAGCCAACTGTGGCCATCTGTACGCTGTCGGGGGCTACGATGGCCAGTCTAACCTCAGCTCGGTGGAGATGTATGACCCAGAGACCAACCGCTGGATGTTTATGGCACCCATGGTGTGCCATGAAGGCGGCGTCGGGGTGGGCTGTATACCCCTGCAACCAGCTTAG
- the zgc:136930 gene encoding thread biopolymer filament subunit gamma isoform X1, translating to MSVSYSSRRSGASTIGGGGARLGLGGAGAGMRLSMGMGSGAGAGAGAGSGAGLGLGLGSGLGLGSGLGLGYGLGLGSGLGLGSGLYLGSGLGLGSGLGLGSGLGLGLGAGGAGFAMGGGGGAGALVASPAFTMGRTMAAGGLTAGAAMAGGSAMIPTMAPVLSRAAEKTMLSGLNDRFSTYMAKVRALQQENAALEAKLSQLTGGTDMSPESSSTTTVEYENQLNEYRATLQNLTLDTIKLEIELDNVRGTAHEIKAKLDFEQGVRFQLESDIGSMKKDIDAASDLRIDLDAKNSSLKNELDFVTKTQEEELFSLQSKLGTTTMDTSVSMIEVDTGKSFDISTALNKMRAEYEKSVQKHRDEAEAYYKLKMDEMQTANAKSSEAVSATKSEIGAARKELQALGLELQGLVTQNMALEQGLAEANAHSSVGVAEYQAQIASLTSAIEAAKADLHKQILAYQELLDVKLALDVEISTYRKLLEGDDFKLPEFTESSYTFSGSAPPKTSTPQDSPQVSMEIHTRYVRKAGGGGIQVKEIITEHTETSIISDADTESS from the exons ATGTCTGTGTCATACTCTTCCAGGAGGTCTGGTGCCTCAACAATTGGAGGTGGTGGAGCCAGATTAGGGCTTGGTGGAGCTGGAGCAGGCATGAGGCTTAGTATGGGTATGGGATCTGGGGCTGGGGCTGGGGCTGGGGCTGGATCTGGAGCAGGTCTTGGTCTAGGTCTGGGCTCTGGACTTGGACTGGGTTCCGGACTTGGACTGGGCTATGGACTTGGACTGGGCTCTGGTCTTGGTCTGGGCTCTGGTCTTTATCTGGGCTCTGGTCTTGGTCTGGGCTCTGGTCTTGGTCTGGGCTCTGGTCTTGGTCTGGGCTTGGGTGCAGGTGGTGCAGGGTTCGCAAtgggtggtggtggaggtgcaGGAGCACTAGTTGCAAGCCCAGCATTTACCATGGGTCGCACCATGGCAGCTGGTGGGCTGACTGCAGGTGCTGCTATGGCTGGTGGTTCTGCAATGATCCCAACCATGGCTCCTGTTCTATCTCGTGCGGCTGAGAAAACCATGCTGTCTGGCCTGAATGACCGATTCTCTACctacatggccaaagtccgtgCACTGCAGCAGGAGAACGCTGCACTGGAGGCTAAGCTATCCCAACTGACAGGTGGAACCGATATGTCCCCAGAATCATCAAGCACTACTACGGTGGAATACGAGAACCAGCTGAACGAGTATCGTGCCACTCTGCAAAACCTTACACTCGACACCATCAAACTGGAGATAGAGCTCGACAATGTGCGTGGCACTGCCCATGAGATTAAAGCCAA GCTTGACTTTGAACAAGGGGTCCGATTTCAGCTTGAGTCTGACATTGGTAGCATGAAAAAG GATATTGATGCAGCATCTGATCTAAGAATTGATTTGGATGCCAAGAATTCCAGCCTTAAGAATGAACTGGACTTTGTCACCAAAACACAGGAAGAG GAGCTCTTTTCACTGCAGTCCAAACTGGGCACAACAACCATGGACACTTCTGTCTCCATGATTGAAGTGGACACTGGCAAGTCCTTTGACATCTCTACAGCACTTAATAAGATGCGAGCAGAGTATGAGAAATCTGTCCAGAAACACAGAGATGAAGCTGAAGCCTACTACAAACTCAAG ATGGATGAAATGCAGACTGCCAATGCAAAGAGCTCGGAAGCTGTATCAGCAACCAAATCGGAGATTGGAGCAGCCAGGAAGGAGCTTCAGGCACTCGGGTTAGAGTTACAAGGTCTTGTCACACAA AACATGGCCCTGGAGCAGGGTCTGGCAGAAGCTAATGCCCATTCCAGTGTAGGTGTGGCTGAATACCAGGCTCAAATCGCCAGCCTCACGTCTGCCATTGAGGCAGCTAAAGCTGACCTTCACAAACAGATTCTGGCCTACCAAGAGCTGCTTGACGTCAAACTTGCCCTAGATGTGGAAATTTCCACCTACAGAAAACTCCTGGAGGGAGATGACTTCAA ATTGCCAGAATTTACAGAATCATCCTACACTTTCTCAG GGAGTGCCCCGCCCAAAACCAGCACGCCCCAGGACTCACCCCAGGTCTCCATGGAAATACACACTAGATACGTCCGCAAAG CTGGAGGAGGTGGGATTCAAGTCAAAGAGATAATCACAG AGCACACAGAGACTTCAATCATCAGTGATGCAGACACCGAATCCTCTTGA